The Hippoglossus stenolepis isolate QCI-W04-F060 chromosome 12, HSTE1.2, whole genome shotgun sequence genome segment ACTCAACCCCAAATTGTtcctgacggctgtgctgacagtTTGTGAAAGGTATGCAAATGGTTGCATACGATTTTGTAttgtaaagtactttgagtCGCTGATAAGACTGGAAAATTGCTCAAAACTGAAACATCAGTCAAACAGGATTCCTTTTGGACTATTATGACTACAGACATGTCAAAGATCACATATGAGACCACATAACATGAGTGTTGAATTTGGTATTTTGATTAAAGATGAAAGTACAATTTTATGTGTTTAAAGAAGAATTGACTGATGATTGAgtgaaaaagttttaaaaaacaaaaaagtaattcACATTAATATGAGCCTGTGTTTACATTTATGGGCATATTAGGGTTATCTAATGTATGACAGGTATGATAGAAGAATTACAGTGAATATGTTGACATTATGGATGTTAAGAGAAAGTAGAAATACTACAATGTAAAAATACCTTCTAGAGAATATATTGCTGTGACTATACAGAAGTGGACAGCATGTCCGTGGGTTGTATGTAGATCCTTTGCTCAAAGTAGATAAACAAGTTTAgaagtacatttaaaatgtgactaAGTAAAACTATAttgtaaacaaatataaaatgtaaggATACACAGCAAACTTCTTGAAGATGTAGTGGAATCTAAAACAGTTATGAGAAGTAACTGCACATATGCACAATTTGTATTCACTGGATTATTTAGGTTTTTAAATTTCAACAGCTTATATATTTAGGCTTGTTTGCTCTATTCTATTATATGGGCTATTTGATATTGTAATCTTGGGGCAAACTGGCACAATAATGTCTTCTGGGATTGATATCTGCATCTCATTATTActgatattattatatacagcgtgtgtatatgtgtttgaaGAAGACATGTACAGTCAGTTGATCCACGTCACTGCTCTGTGCCAAAAAAATGTAGACTCGGGCTCATTAAGGCATCAGCTGACGCTTCACCTTTTCAGCACCGTGGACAGTTCCGGTCCGCACCGAGCACATGGCCACGGTTATAAAAGCGCGCGTGGAGCGTCTCTGCACATCTGGGCACCCACAGCGTCAGCACGAGCCACCGCAGCATGGATAACAGAGCAGCTTTACCGAGCAGGATCCAACCCAGATGGCCGGGATTCGATTCTGCCGCTGTCGTGATCAAGGGGACGCGCAGCACTTTGACGAGCCCGTTATCTGGACCGTGTAACGAGAAGGAGCTGATGCACGGTTTGAACGATCGCCTCGCGGGCTTCATCGGGACGGTGCAccagctggagcagcagaatCATCTGCTGGAGCGGGAAATCCAGGAGCTCCGAGGGAAGGCGAAGCCCGCATCCTGCCTGGAGGAGGAGTACGGACCGGAGCTGGGGAGGCTGAGACGCGTGGTTCAGGACATCACTCAGCAGAAGCACCGGATTGAAATCGAGCATCAGGATTTAGAGGAGGAGGTGTCCAGCGTGAGGAGACAACACGAACAGGAGGCGCGCAGCAGATCAGATGCGCAGAGCAACATCGTGGCCCTGAAGAAGGACATAGATGACGCGTATCGGGTTAAACTGCTGCTGGACAAGAAATCTCAGTCCCTCGTGGATGAGCTTCACCTCCTGAAGGGAAACCATGAGGCCGAGGTGTCGGAGATGTTTGGACAAATCCAGGATCTGCAGGAGAATGTGGAGGCGCACGGATTTGGCGCACCTGGCGTCACTGCGGCACTCCGGGACGTCAGAGCGCAGCTGGAAGGTCATGCTGTGTCCGAAGTCTGGCAGGTTGGAGAAACTTTCAGATCCCAGTTTGCAAGATTAACAGAGGCGGCCGAGTCCAAGAGAGAAGCTTTAAAAGCGACCcagcaggaggtgcaggagtACAGGAGGCGGCTGCAGGCCAGAAGCACCGAGCTGGACTGCGCCAAAGGCACCAGGGACGCGCTGGAGAAGCAGCTGCGTGAGGTCGAGGATCGACACGAGGAGGAAATCATCCACTATCAGGTAAAAGTTTCTTTAAATCATAAAGCCTCTTCCCAGTATGTGCCAATGGTATCCAGTGACaaaccttctctcctctcttgctACAGACGACAATCAAAGAACTTGAAAACGAGCTGATAGACTGTAAATTTGACATGTCTGGTTACCTGAGGGAGTATCAGGATCTGTTAAATGTGAAGATGGCGTTGGACGTGGAGATACTGTCTTACAGGTGAGATATGGAAAACAGTGCTCTGTATTATTAGAGATCATTATAACCAAGGCAACCTTTTGGGGGTGTTAAGAATAAGATTAGCATTTTAAATAAGATGAATTTGTATTGATCCTCCACAGAGGGAATCCACAAaggacacagcagcacaaaaaaGTAGCCGTGCAAGGGGAaataagaatgaaaaaaaaaaggaaatactaTATACAATAAAGtagaaatactatatatactatttttttttcaaaatgtgcaTTGTGTTTTAGTGCTTGCACTGACACACCACAACAAATTCCTTGTACTATGTGTTTATCTACTGGGAACTAAAACCCCATTCTGACACAATCATGATTGTAATGGTCAATTCTACACCTCCTTAGTTTACACAATAAATTGATTTCATTAATGTTACCATCAATCACCTTTTTTAATGCTTCAGTGTTATTCTTTCCCTCaagtctttttaaaatgtcttctacATCGGTTAGCACAGATAAAATCTGTCCCTTCTGTCTTGTAGGAAACTTCTCTGTAGCGAGGAAGCTCGACTATCCACTCTGTCAGACACCCACGTCTCCTTGCCCTACATCTACCACCAGTCCCCCGTCTACACCCTCCCCTGCCTCAGCCGGCCAGGGGGCCCGCACAGACGAGCGGAGCCCCAGTACAAGTTTGTGGAGGAGATCATAACGGAGACCACCAGGGAAATTGAGATGTCAGAATTTGAGGACACGGgatcagaggagacagaagcGTGGAAAGATGAGTGGGAGCGTGCCAAAAGGGATAGAGggggcagtgaggaggaggaggaggataataAAGACAGTCGAGAGGAAGAAAGTGAGCAGGTGTCTGACAGTCAGCAGAATCCGTCAGAAGGAAACTCAGTGAACGGAGGGGATGACGGGGATCGAGGGAGTCctggagaggtggaggatggTGAGAAGGGTCCAGATAGaagagaggagtcagaggaaactgaagcagctgacAGAGAAGGTGTGAGTGGCAGAGACCAAAACACTCAAAGCAAAGTTATATTAAGTGAGAGtcgtgaagaagaagaaaatgagcaacagaaaaaagtAGCTGAAAAcactaaagaagaaaaagatccAGTGACAAAGGCAACAGTTCGGAAAGACTCAAAATCGGAGGTCTCTGTGGAGGAGGAACTCgtgaataatgaaaaacaagatgCGCTTAAAGATAATCTTATCTCAATTCAAGTGAGGCAGCCAGTTGATGAGGTCTTGACCAAAGAATCAGGCAAAACTGAGCTGAGCAGTGCTGTTGAAGTGCAGGATAAGAAAAGCAGTGATTTTACAACAGAGATAAAGAGCACTGCCTCCCTAGAGACAGAGGAGCTTTCAGAAAAGGCTCAAGCAACTTCAAGCACAACACtcaggagagaggaaaaggaaaacagccGTACTGAGCGGAAGGAAATCGATAAATCtgaaagtgagaaagaaaaagaagaacaagtAGCAAAAAGCACTAAAGATGCTGGACGTGATCAAGGCCGAGATAAAGACACATCTGACAAAAGCAGCTTAGCTGAAGTAAAGGACGAGAGAAACAGTgaagataaaactgaaacagaCCGAATTGTTTTGCCAAATGTAAAGACAACTAGCGAAGAAATCAATGAGATGCCTGGGAAAGAAAGGAGCCAGGTTCCGAAGTCAGAACAGACTGACAAAATGGAGAATAATTCGCAGAAGTAAGAGGAacgtttaatttaaaaaagggattaaaataaaatgcaaatatcaGGGAAATTGAAGCTGAAACTAGGGAATGGTTAAACTAATGGAGATGCAACTGCAAGGCCTGAACGgagcaaagagaagaaaactgctgctgctgtaattcttcttgaaaatgaaaaacagagagcGCACGATTCTTCCGTCTGCAGCAGATCCGACTTTAAACTCCTACGTCACTTTGTAATCTATTCAAATTGTTTGACTCACCACACAAACATGATTATGAATGTGAACAATGCAAAGTGAATTTATCTTACTTACACACAAATGCAAGATCAAAAAGTACTGTAATTCTGAGCTACActttgaatataatataatctatAGTAATATGTTTCTGCAAAGGAGAACACAAGatgtttaatatttgaaataagTCAGTCCTgttgatataaaatataaatgactgTATGCCACTGCAATTTGATGCAATTTGTTTTTTGCTGTGATGAAGGTGCATAATTCATTGACTGATTTCAACTCTTCTTTTCATATGTCAGCAATAAGTGGATCTTGTCATCTATGTCATTCCCTTTAACTCAGTATGTGAACAAAGCATTGGGGCATGCATGAGCATATAAGTGACTGTAGAGAACAGCAGAGCATTGATGTGTAATAAATAAAGGCATTTCATCTCAGCTGGTTTTCAatggttttattgttatttaaatgtataaattaacCTTGTCCTTTCATTTACTTCTCATATCTTTGTAGAATTTAATTCCTATATTAATGCTTTGTAAGAAAGTGTCTATTTGGTTTCATTTGCCTTTTATTCATTTCCTCTTAAAGCCAACACATCTCAGGTATTCATAACAAGACCTGTTCAGTACTCCACAAACCAAGTCCGAAACAGTTTGCAGGCATCATCCTTCAAATAAACGAATCACTAACTCGCAGAAACCCTCCCGTCAAGGACTTCAACTTAGGACATGGAAATGGAGACTCACTGCTTAAATATGACTGAGGTCGAGATGATTTGACAGAAACGGCTTCATTTCTAGTGAGCAAAGATGCAGGAGATTAAAGACTTAAGATGAGACTGCTGTTAGTGACACTAAAAAAAAACCACTGTGCAGTCTAATTATAGGTCGACTGGTCTTTAAATAGACTGCAGGACCTCTGAAAAATTTCTGAAGATGTTTCTGGAGTCTTTAATAACTTTTTCCATTAAGTAAGTTACCTTAACAGGTCAGATAAGCTATTGGATGTAACTGAAAACTAGACTATTAATTACTTTGATTAGCACTGTTAACTACTGATCCCAGACTTCTAATGGTGAACATTAAGCAAACTAGTAAATGAGCCGTTTTTGTTGTGAAACTATAATatcacattaataaaacatgcatCTGTGGAGTTCAAAGACTTTATTGAAAACTTATACATACACATAAGGACCTCCAAGACTTCCTGTGGGCTCAGTCAGTGCCCGGTACATGGAAAAACCaagagtgcatgtgtgcaacTAAGTCACACCTCTTCTGGACAAGGATAGTTTGGCATTATTGTGAACATTGTGTGCCCCGGTTGTCTGTTAGTACAGAatgaacaaaaactaaattctgCTTGGTCGGCCACGTTTACAGGTTCCTTAAGGAGCCAACTTCACGAAACCTCCCAGGTAAAGGTCACAAACCCAGATGAccgacacaaaacaaaacattagagCTATAGTTTGTCCTTGTGTGCATGACAGAAAGGGTGCAgcagtatttaaataaaagcagaaaaaagccTAGTGTACTTAACAAGGTTTGCAAAAGATGACAAAGGAATATCAGATGATTGTGAGTGCATAAATCAGTGAGAAGGTATGACATCGCTCACCACACAAACCATCACCCGATGTTCTcaccaaaaaaaacagagtGTCTGGGATAATTTCCAAATAAAgtcacacacagctgatgaCAGGCAAAGGGATTGTATTGGATTTCATTATTATGGCAGTGATGGACAGGAACAATGACAATGTTTTATAAATAGTACACCAACTGTCTCTTGAATAGACGCAGTTACAAAGCAAAAAAGCAACAAAGGTAAAATGACAGAAGCACCGAGTTGGAAGTGGCACCCAAGTTTGAAGTTTGCTGTTGTAGCCTTTCACTCGATCTCTCCCAGATATCCCTTTGCTGGTTTGAGTTGGACATACATTTTAAGGCCAGATTCTTCTGATATTCCCTAGTCCTTTGCAGTATGAGGAAAGCTTAGGCTTCCAGTTCCAGGCCCAGACCGAGCTTGTGGCCTCCGGCGTTGATGTTCTTTCCATCGACCAGTCCGGACAGGGTGAGTTTCACGCCTGCATGGGCAAGAGGAACCAACGTTATGCATTTCATGTGCAAACACTGAATTGATTGTCAGAGTTTGAAAGTAGGGGATTAGGGGTTGATGGGAAACGTAGGTAGTTACTTGTAGCTATAAATGAGTATATTCTAGGTCAGAATGTTATGGCTGGGCAattatggagaaaaaaaatcttatgaCAAATATCAGTCAACACAGTCATTTCTTCTTCAGATGGTAAAAAAAGATTAGTGGCATTACCCATCTTTGTGGGAACATGCTTTTGACCAAATTTGCAGTGAACGCCACTCAGCTTTAAATTGCCAAACTATCTCCACACTACAGAATTCCTCTGACCCTTCTTTTCAACTAAGTCCTCGTCTTTTGAGCCTTGGCTGTGGAGTCTTCTGCGGTAAAGCTGTCGCTCGAGTTTTCGGTAACATTTTCTGtcgtcattttctcttttatctcgcTCCCACTCCTGACGTACTGGTGTGCACGGCTACAGTACCACAAACATTAGCACGtgggctgctgctggctgctacGCCTACACTCGCGTGCGTGAACCTAACCTGATATGGCTCTATTCCAaccacatgattggttcggtGCAGCACTATactcattatcattggctgttcgtgttgtctgtcaaaacatggatggaatgagttctatcGACCATGTCTTATATTACTATCGAGGAAATGTTATTTTGCGATAATTATCTTTATGGTTTAATGGTACAGTCCTAGTCTCAGAGTTTCAGTGGTGAATACAAGGACTCGGGAGCAAAGTGTAGAAGTGTTAAGTAGGTGAACTAAACATGTAGGGGATTAACTAAAATGAATGTTAACTGCAAACGTTTTGTACGACACATGTTTCCACTGTTCATgaacctgcaggaaacaaactTACCTGGTCTAAGAGTCTGGGTGTATCCAACACCAACAAGGCTATTGTTGTTCACTTTAGcctagaaaaaacaaaacatcacaagtCAGTAGATGATAAGTAGTGGTCACGTCTTTCTTTTGCCTTATCCACCTCGCTCTGAGAGTCTGTGCTGCTCTACTTACACTGATGGAGGCATCCTTGTCCAGCTGGTACTTGGCTGCAATACCGAAGCGTGTGCTGTTGCTGCCAGCGGTCCAGGCCAGGTTGACGGCTGTCTCCAGCTTGTCGCTCACCTTCTGGTAGATGGAGCCTCCAAACTCTGCTCCGTCATTCctaaaacaaatgagaaatatCCAGCTACAGTAAATATTTGGAAGCTAAAGAGGTTTTAAGTGTGTTGAAGGTGTCTCCATCCTCTTcctttaattttatatttttttaattcagtcagAAATTAAGAACTACAAAACCAACAAACTGATTCATTGTGGCAGAAAATGAATCCATCAGGCCagttttaataaatgaacagtGATGGCATATTTATGTATTGAAATGTtagttacagctgcagctttgGCTCAAAGTCAATGTTATTTATAGGCTCCACCCTGCCATTAGTTATTTCTATCCTGTTTTGTACGAATTACTTTCTCTTCTGTCCCCACGGAcacatgtaaagcgtccttgggtctcttgaaaggcgctatataaattcaagctattattaattttattgtcattttggATTTGCTAAATGAACAAACCTATTATCTTTCCTGTGATGTATCTAAAGAGATACTGTTTTTATCCATACACCCATTTAGAGGGTTCATTCATTTGGATGAAACTGGTGCATTTTACTTAAACCACACTCAGAATTCTTTAGGAGTGAACAAGTTCACATTCAGTTACTTTCTAGGTCAAACATGAAGCTGCTCTGCTGTATTTCTTCCTTCAGACTGTAAAAGCTCCTCGGGATGTATTGGTTTGTATTTAACCATAGCAGCCTCCATAAAGCCATGTGAGGTTTTGTGTTGGACTTTTTCCattgttaaatgttttattcgtTATTTAACCAATGGTTTGCACATGACCACACATGTACAGCTACCTATATACAAGTTAAAAAGTTACGCTTCTCTTCGTTGAATGTAAGTGGCATAAAGATTCCACCCCGTTAGTGAGGAGTCAGTAACTTACACATTGGTGTGGAGCTGGAAGTCTCCAGTCTTGTAACCAATGGCAAAGTTGTTCTGGGTCATCTTGGATTTGGCAGTGTCGAAGCTCATCTGGTAGCCGGCGAGCCACCCCTCGTAGCCGACAACGGCAGCCCCGTGGATAGTGGGGCCAGCAAAGTCGAAGTCGACATCACAGCCAAGGTTGACGAACTCGCGCTTGTAGGCGGTCTTAACTTTGCCACTCTTCTTGCTGTTGGTGAGAAACATTGGTCAACCTCAAACTGAAAACCCAATCAAGTCAGATTAGTATTGCTTTTTAAGGAGGGTCAGGTTAATCGTGTGCAGTAAACAATAAGCTCATGTGTGACTGCAAAGACTTTACATTTAAACTATACAACCTTACAAGGGTCCCAAACCAACTTTTTGTTAAGATTGATTTTATAGTGTCctgttaaatatgtttaaagatgtatttttgtaatgaaaagttgttttatttagaaaaataaacattaaatgaaaaacCTTGGGGAACATAAGCACCCCCCCACAGTGTTGTTGCACCCACTTTAGGAACCACTGGCTCAGATTTATGATCCCATAGAGCTAACTCCACACTCAGGCTGAATGCCTACTGTCAACTCATGTTGCAAGCAGGccaacagattttatttttcttcagagGCAACATTGGTGGAAGATAACAAAATTATCAGCCACATCACCAGGTTTGAA includes the following:
- the LOC118119001 gene encoding neurofilament light polypeptide codes for the protein MDNRAALPSRIQPRWPGFDSAAVVIKGTRSTLTSPLSGPCNEKELMHGLNDRLAGFIGTVHQLEQQNHLLEREIQELRGKAKPASCLEEEYGPELGRLRRVVQDITQQKHRIEIEHQDLEEEVSSVRRQHEQEARSRSDAQSNIVALKKDIDDAYRVKLLLDKKSQSLVDELHLLKGNHEAEVSEMFGQIQDLQENVEAHGFGAPGVTAALRDVRAQLEGHAVSEVWQVGETFRSQFARLTEAAESKREALKATQQEVQEYRRRLQARSTELDCAKGTRDALEKQLREVEDRHEEEIIHYQTTIKELENELIDCKFDMSGYLREYQDLLNVKMALDVEILSYRKLLCSEEARLSTLSDTHVSLPYIYHQSPVYTLPCLSRPGGPHRRAEPQYKFVEEIITETTREIEMSEFEDTGSEETEAWKDEWERAKRDRGGSEEEEEDNKDSREEESEQVSDSQQNPSEGNSVNGGDDGDRGSPGEVEDGEKGPDRREESEETEAADREGVSGRDQNTQSKVILSESREEEENEQQKKVAENTKEEKDPVTKATVRKDSKSEVSVEEELVNNEKQDALKDNLISIQVRQPVDEVLTKESGKTELSSAVEVQDKKSSDFTTEIKSTASLETEELSEKAQATSSTTLRREEKENSRTERKEIDKSESEKEKEEQVAKSTKDAGRDQGRDKDTSDKSSLAEVKDERNSEDKTETDRIVLPNVKTTSEEINEMPGKERSQVPKSEQTDKMENNSQK
- the vdac2 gene encoding voltage-dependent anion-selective channel protein 2, translating into MAVPPTYADLGKSAKDIFNKGYGFGLVKLDVKTKSDSGVEFKTSGSSNTDTSKVAGSLETKYKRSEYGLTFTEKWNTDNTLGTEITVEDQIAKGLKLTFDTTFSPNTGKKSGKVKTAYKREFVNLGCDVDFDFAGPTIHGAAVVGYEGWLAGYQMSFDTAKSKMTQNNFAIGYKTGDFQLHTNVNDGAEFGGSIYQKVSDKLETAVNLAWTAGSNSTRFGIAAKYQLDKDASISAKVNNNSLVGVGYTQTLRPGVKLTLSGLVDGKNINAGGHKLGLGLELEA